Proteins from a genomic interval of Maniola hyperantus chromosome 1, iAphHyp1.2, whole genome shotgun sequence:
- the LOC117986390 gene encoding CKLF-like MARVEL transmembrane domain-containing protein 5 has protein sequence MFDHMSRGTAPPPPPPQKVLRFDKGYLKSLPGILKIVALVCNVVGFICIKISWAWLSAIFYNILYWCGNIITGLLLLMYTFHFVEKYDRLPWLKCEFAYCGVMCLAYIGTSIFATTLGESTGYAVGFFGLCAIIAYGVDCFLKYKAWKRGLPPQ, from the exons ATGTTTGACCACATGTCTCGTGGCACCGCCCCCCCCCCGCCTCCGCCACAGAAGGTGCTGCGGTTTGACAAGGGCTACCTGAAGTCCCTGCCTGGAATACTGAAGATTGTTGCATTG GTCTGTAATGTAGTCGGTTTCATATGCATAAAGATATCATGGGCGTGGTTATCCGCCATCTTCTACAACATCCTGTACTGGTGCGGCAACATCATCACAGGCCTGCTTCTACTGATGTACACGTTCCACTTTGTGGAGAAGTACGACCGTCTGCCGTGGCTTAAGTGCGAGTTCGCGTACTGCGGCGTGATGTGTCTGGCGTACATCGGCACGTCTATATTCGCGACCACGCTGGGCGAGAGCACGGGCTACGCTGTTGGG TTCTTCGGTTTGTGCGCAATCATCGCATACGGAGTCGACTGCTTCCTCAAATACAAGGCGTGGAAGCGAGGGCTGCCTCCACAGTGA
- the LOC117986380 gene encoding CKLF-like MARVEL transmembrane domain-containing protein 4, producing MVSQAQDPPQSVGSTNVVFRTETRFDPSYLKTPPGMMKVTVVVLNLLGFICIQSSAFWSNGRGVYFNIVAHLGLWFSGVLLLMYLFHVVEKYHNFMWLKVEMIACGILTFLNLIASTIVVAFGSAAYSAAGFFGYLAMVVYGFDTFFKTRAIKEGELAQGTRVPAKQVHVSTPPALP from the exons ATGGTGTCCCAAGCTCAAGACCCCCCACAAAGTGTGGGGTCAACCAATGTAGTGTTCAGAACTGAAACCCGCTTTGACCCCTCATATTTGAAGACCCCTCCAGGGATGATGAAAGTCACTGTGgtt GTCCTCAACCTCCTGGGCTTCATTTGCATACAATCGTCTGCGTTCTGGTCCAACGGCCGCGGCGTGTACTTCAACATCGTGGCGCACCTCGGCCTGTGGTTCAGCGGAGTCCTGTTGCTGATGTATTTATTCCACGTGGTGGAGAAGTACCACAACTTCATGTGGCTGAAAGTGGAGATGATCGCGTGCGGGATACTGACGTTTCTGAACTTGATTGCCTCTACGATAGTTGTGGCGTTTGGATCCGCCGCGTATTCGGCGGCTGGG tTCTTTGGTTACCTGGCGATGGTGGTGTACGGGTTCGACACGTTCTTCAAGACGCGCGCGATCAAAGAGGGCGAGTTAGCGCAGGGCACGCGCGTGCCCGCCAAGCAAGTGCACGTGAGCACGCCGCCCGCCCTGCCGTAG
- the LOC117986361 gene encoding CKLF-like MARVEL transmembrane domain-containing protein 4 has protein sequence MAEAGFPGQHTTTTVTSSTTVQTNIRFDPEYLKTVPGILKVVQVSCSLLGFICILCSKFSVLNQGTYFSWISMIAFWFSGILLGLYLFHLVEKFYKIPWLKIEFVFTAVWTLLYLIAAILVGTAYYDDAHTAAAFFGSVATVAYALDAVVKFLAVRAGGLAQGSRVVSKQTTSAVSSPREGY, from the exons ATGGCAGAGGCAGGCTTCCCCGGTCAGCACACCACCACCACGGTGACGTCAAGCACCACCGTGCAGACCAACATACGCTTCGACCCCGAGTATCTCAAGACTGTCCCGGGCATACTCAAAGTTGTACAAGTG TCATGCAGTCTGCTGGGCTTCATCTGCATCCTGTGCTCCAAGTTCAGCGTGCTGAACCAGGGCACGTACTTTAGCTGGATCTCCATGATCGCGTTCTGGTTCAGCGGCATCCTGCTGGGGCTCTACCTGTTCCACCTGGTGGAGAAGTTCTACAAGATCCCGTGGCTCAAGATCGAGTTCGTGTTCACGGCGGTGTGGACGCTGCTGTACTTGATAGCCGCCATACTGGTCGGCACGGCGTACTATGATGACGCACACACTGCTGCCGCG TTCTTCGGCTCAGTGGCGACGGTGGCGTACGCCCTGGACGCGGTAGTGAAGTTCCTGGCGGTGCGCGCCGGAGGCCTGGCGCAGGGCTCCCGAGTGGTCTCCAAGCAGACCACCTCCGCCGTCAGCTCGCCTCGGGAGGGCTACTAG